The nucleotide sequence GAATTCCTTTTGGCCTATGATGGATTGTCTGTAGTAGTCAGCAAGGAAAATGACTGGGTGGAAGATTTGACAGTCGAAGATTTGAAAAAGCTTTGGGTGGAAGACGGCACAACGAAAAAATGGTCAGACATTAATCCCGAATGGCCGGATGAAGAAGTGGTGTTCTATGCACCGGGGACAGATTCAGGAACGTTCGATTATTTCAATGAAGTCATCCTTGAAGACGAAGACTTAGTAAGTTCTGCCACTTTATCTGAAGATGACAATGTTCTTGTCCAGGGGATCCAAGCGGATCCAAACGCCATCGGATTTTTCGGATTTGCTTATTACCAAGCAAACCAGGATACGTTAAAAGCAGTGAAAATCGGAGGCATTGAACCGACCGATGAAACGATTGAATCCGGGGAATACGCACCATTGTCGCGTCCGTTATTTGTATATGCAAGCAACAAAGCACTTGCAGAAGATCCAGCAGCCTATAATTTCATGGAATACACCATTGAAAATGCCGGAGAGATGGCAGAAGCTGTCGGTTATGTAGCAGTTCCTGAAGAAGAGTACGAAAAAGATAGAGCTGATCTAGAGGCATTGAAAAAATAATACTGAAGTTCATGTAAAAGGGTGAGCAGCCGCTGCTTGCCTTTTGCGGTTGAAAGGGGATTCCATATGCGTCCATCTGTGCAAGAAATGATCGCGCAGTCGAAAGGTAAAAAGTTTAAAAAAAATGTAGAAAAGTTTGTACCTGTCATTTTGTTTCTGATTGCGTCGGTATCTGTACTGACGACAATCGGCATTGTCTTGACATTGATCGTTGAAACCATCACATTCTTCACCCGTGTACCGATCACCGACTTCCTGTTCGGCACGACGTGGCTGCCGTTCTCAAATAAAGAAGCGATGTTTGGCATATGGCCGTTGATTATCGGGACATTAAAAGTGACATTGATCGCGACCATCGTGGCTGTGCCAATCGGCATCGGGGCAGCGATTTACTTGAGCGAATATGCCAGTGAAACCGTCCGCCGCATCGTCAAACCGGTGCTGGAAATTCTGGCCGGCATTCCAACCATTGTTTACGGTTTCTTCGCTTTGACTTTTGTGACTCCGGTTCTGCAAAGCTTCTTTCCGGAAATCAAAATCTTTAATGCCATATCACCGGGGATTGTGGTGGGCATCATGATCATCCCGATGATCGCTTCTTTATCAGAAGATGCAATGAGTTCCGTACCGAAGCAAATACGCGAAGGCGCACTCGCCATGGGCTCGACGAAATTTGAAGTGGCGATGAAAGTAACATTGCCGGCGGCTTTATCCGGCATCGTGGCTTCTGTCGTTTTGGCAATCTCCCGGGCAATCGGGGAAACGATGATTGTTTCGCTTGCGGCAGGTTCCACGCCGAAGATGGACGGAGACTTTACCGGTTCCATCCAAACAATGACTTCGTATATTGTCCAGGTTTCCAAAGGGGATGCAGGGTACGGCACGACCATTTACTACTCCATCTATGCAGTCGGATTTACACTGTTCGTCTTTACGATGGTGATGAACATCCTCGCAAGTTACGTGTCAAAACGTTTCAGAGAGGAGTATTAAGATGAAATACATTGATCAACAATTAGTTGTTAAACGAATGAACGGCAGAAATTTAGTCAATAAGCTTTTCAAAGGAATCTTTATGCTGGCCACTCTAGTGTCGCTGTTGTTTCTGGCGATTCTTCTGTACCGCATCGGTACGCAAGGGATCAGCCACTTATCATGGGATTTCCTGAAAAATTTTGCTTCCCGTTTCCCGGAAAAAGCCGGCATTAAAGCTGCGCTGGTCGGCTCCTTGTGGTTAATGGCTGTAGTGGCTCCGACTTCAATTATTCTCGGTGTCGGCTCAGCGATTTACCTGGAAGAATACGCGAAAAAGAACCGCATCACTGCTTTTATCCGCACCAATATTTCCAACTTGGCAGGGGTTCCATCAGTGGTCTTCGGTTTGCTTGGATTGACCATTTTTGTCCGTGCGTTATCTCTCGGCAACAGTGTTCTTGCTGCGGGCTTTACGATGAGCTTGCTCATTTTGCCGGTCATCATTGTGGCAGCACAGGAAAGCATACGGGCTATTCCAGGAGAATTGCGAGATGCCTCTTTTGGCATGGGCGCCACGAAATGGCAGACGATTGTCAAAGTCATTTTGCCGGCTGCTATTCCTGGAATTCTGACAGGAAGCATTTTGGCATTGTCCCGCGCAATCGGAGAGACTGCACCGCTGATCGTAATCGGCGTACCGGTGATCATTCAGTTCCTGCCGTCAGGCGTCATGGATACATTTACCGCTTTGCCGATGCAGATTTATGACTGGTCCAGCCGCCCGCAACAGGAATTCCAGGTTGTAGCCGCAGCAGGAATCATCGTCTTGATGGTGGTCCTCCTATTGATGAACACCGTCGCAGCCGTCATCCGGAACAAATTCCAAAAACGTTATTAATCTTATTCATGCGGAAGGGGATTCATTTATGACAACAGTAAGCATACCAAAAGCGAAAAAGGGGTCCAACTTGAACGAAGTGGAAAACACCAACTCGGTTTATCTGACAAAGCAGCTGAATTTATGGTACGGGGAAAAGCACGCATTGAAGAATATCGACCTGGATATTAAAGAAAACGAAGTTACAGCGATTATCGGGCCGTCCGGCTGCGGGAAATCGACATATATCAAAACCTTGAACCGGATGGTGGAATTGGTGCCGTCGGTCAAAACCTCGGGAGAAATTTTATATCGGGACCGCAACATTTTTGATGCGGATTACAGCGTCGAAGAATTGCGTACACGCGTCGGCATGGTGTTCCAAAAGCCGAATCCGTTCCCGAAATCAATTTATGACAACATCGCTTACGGGCCGCGCATCCATGGCATCAAAAACAAAAAGATCCTCGATGAAATTGTCGAGAAAAGTTTACGCGGCGCCGCAATTTGGGATGAAGTGAAAGACCGTTTGACGGAAAATGCCTACAGCGT is from Planococcus liqunii and encodes:
- the pstC gene encoding phosphate ABC transporter permease subunit PstC, with amino-acid sequence MRPSVQEMIAQSKGKKFKKNVEKFVPVILFLIASVSVLTTIGIVLTLIVETITFFTRVPITDFLFGTTWLPFSNKEAMFGIWPLIIGTLKVTLIATIVAVPIGIGAAIYLSEYASETVRRIVKPVLEILAGIPTIVYGFFALTFVTPVLQSFFPEIKIFNAISPGIVVGIMIIPMIASLSEDAMSSVPKQIREGALAMGSTKFEVAMKVTLPAALSGIVASVVLAISRAIGETMIVSLAAGSTPKMDGDFTGSIQTMTSYIVQVSKGDAGYGTTIYYSIYAVGFTLFVFTMVMNILASYVSKRFREEY
- a CDS encoding PstS family phosphate ABC transporter substrate-binding protein, which codes for MRIWKYAMASTILGSTLVLGACGGGAQEETSSQTAGEETAQVEGSVSGDGSSTVAPIMEGIVEEYAGAQPNVQVTVGVSGTGGGFEKFIQGETVFSNASRPIKEEEAAKLEEAGIDYTEFLLAYDGLSVVVSKENDWVEDLTVEDLKKLWVEDGTTKKWSDINPEWPDEEVVFYAPGTDSGTFDYFNEVILEDEDLVSSATLSEDDNVLVQGIQADPNAIGFFGFAYYQANQDTLKAVKIGGIEPTDETIESGEYAPLSRPLFVYASNKALAEDPAAYNFMEYTIENAGEMAEAVGYVAVPEEEYEKDRADLEALKK
- the pstA gene encoding phosphate ABC transporter permease PstA, which encodes MKYIDQQLVVKRMNGRNLVNKLFKGIFMLATLVSLLFLAILLYRIGTQGISHLSWDFLKNFASRFPEKAGIKAALVGSLWLMAVVAPTSIILGVGSAIYLEEYAKKNRITAFIRTNISNLAGVPSVVFGLLGLTIFVRALSLGNSVLAAGFTMSLLILPVIIVAAQESIRAIPGELRDASFGMGATKWQTIVKVILPAAIPGILTGSILALSRAIGETAPLIVIGVPVIIQFLPSGVMDTFTALPMQIYDWSSRPQQEFQVVAAAGIIVLMVVLLLMNTVAAVIRNKFQKRY
- the pstB gene encoding phosphate ABC transporter ATP-binding protein PstB, whose amino-acid sequence is MTTVSIPKAKKGSNLNEVENTNSVYLTKQLNLWYGEKHALKNIDLDIKENEVTAIIGPSGCGKSTYIKTLNRMVELVPSVKTSGEILYRDRNIFDADYSVEELRTRVGMVFQKPNPFPKSIYDNIAYGPRIHGIKNKKILDEIVEKSLRGAAIWDEVKDRLTENAYSVSGGQQQRICIARALAIEPDVILMDEPTSALDPISTLKIEELVQELKQDYSIIIVTHNMQQAARISDKTAFFLNGEVIEYDQTDNIFSNPSDKRTEDYISGRFG